Proteins from a single region of Thermovirga sp.:
- a CDS encoding LamB/YcsF family protein, with product MTVSVDLNSDLGEGFGVWKMGDDALIMDHVTSINIACGFHAGDPEIMAATADLALKKGVALGAHPGYPDLAGFGRREMGCSPGEIYSFCLYQVGALSAIVRSRGGRLQHVKAHGALYNRAAKDEAAAGAIARAARDSGEGLILVGPPGSCFEKVCLEEGVPFAAEVFADRAYAPDGSLLPRSEPGSVIEDPREAATRAVRMVLEGKVAAMSGEEISLKADTICLHGDSPGAARIAALVRSSLEKAEVKVLPLGAFPRGIS from the coding sequence ATGACCGTTTCGGTGGATCTCAACAGTGACCTGGGTGAAGGTTTCGGTGTCTGGAAGATGGGTGACGATGCCCTTATCATGGATCACGTCACCTCCATCAACATCGCTTGCGGTTTTCATGCCGGCGACCCGGAGATCATGGCCGCCACCGCTGACTTGGCATTGAAAAAGGGCGTAGCCCTTGGGGCCCATCCGGGGTATCCTGACCTCGCCGGTTTCGGCAGGAGGGAAATGGGTTGTTCACCCGGGGAAATTTACTCTTTCTGCCTTTACCAGGTGGGTGCCCTTTCGGCCATAGTCAGGTCCAGGGGCGGGAGATTGCAGCATGTGAAGGCCCACGGGGCTCTCTACAACAGGGCGGCGAAGGATGAAGCCGCGGCCGGGGCTATCGCCCGGGCTGCCAGGGACTCCGGCGAGGGGCTCATCCTCGTGGGCCCCCCGGGCTCCTGTTTTGAAAAGGTCTGCCTCGAGGAGGGCGTGCCCTTCGCGGCGGAAGTCTTTGCTGACCGCGCCTACGCGCCGGACGGATCCCTCCTTCCCCGGTCGGAGCCGGGTTCCGTGATCGAGGACCCTCGGGAGGCGGCCACGAGGGCCGTCAGGATGGTCCTGGAGGGGAAAGTCGCCGCCATGAGCGGCGAGGAGATCTCGCTGAAAGCCGATACGATCTGTCTTCACGGGGACTCCCCCGGCGCGGCGAGGATAGCGGCCCTTGTCAGGTCCTCCCTGGAAAAGGCCGAGGTGAAGGTGCTCCCCTTGGGCGCCTTCCCGCGGGGCATTTCCTGA